A segment of the Nymphalis io chromosome 7, ilAglIoxx1.1, whole genome shotgun sequence genome:
TCACCAGCTCCAACAGCTGGCGACCTACCGCATTGTTGGGCGTCGTGCGCTCCGATAGCACCTCCTCCACATACTGCACCACCTGGGACCACACCATGCCACAATTCCACACTCTGTTACACACCCGATtacaatttgaaatgaaaatatataagatagttaaaattaatgtagatagtactttgttttttgttaaaaaacaatGCACAATGTGGAGAAAAAATATTGACCTGGTCGAGTAGACCAGAGAGCCTAGAGGCGGCGTCGGCCACCTGCGCGAGGTCCACGGCGGGCTGCACTTGTCGCGAGCGACCACCTGGTCCTATCGTCTTTTGGCACAGCTGCAGACCTACGATCTGAAAAGATTGCCACGGCAATTAATGTTAATCAAACTCTATACAAAGGAGTCTACGTTACAAACTCGGCCACGACGCCATACCTCAGGCTCGTAATATGTAAGGCCAACATCAATGGGAGTGAACATGCAGCCCTGCTTCCCGCGCGGCACGCCGAGCGCCACGCAAACGTACGCGCGCAGTCCCATGCGAGCTCCAGCCAGCGACGTGTCCAGCGTAACGTGCACTGGTTCTCGGCACTCGCGTGAGTAGTACTCGTGGATCACAGATGAGTGGTTGGTCACCTCATTTCCAGTTGCCCACCAACCTGGAAGAAGAAATTGACTATTATACAACAGAAAAACGGTAAATTGcctttttatgataaataattaaattttaagtataagttgttcgcacactatgcccgattagtgatcctggctaaaaaaacacataaatatttctctttacagaggttgcctggaagagatcactgtaagtgataaggccgcctttgcatactacaTGTTCTACTggctattatatgttactaaatgtttgtaaaatgtgtgcaataaagaattaataaataataataaataaataattccaaaAAGAACCAACAAGTCTATTCTCGACAAACTGAAGATTACTACCAGACTATCCACTATATGCTACAAATGAGTCTTAAGTTACTTTGGCCATATTGCCCAGAGACAAACCGACAATCTGGATAAACTGGTTGTTGTAGGGAAGGTCGAAGGCAAAAGATCACGCGGTTGATTAGCTACCCGCTGGTTCGACCAGATCCAAAATATAACGGAACTCAATATTCCAACTGCCCTGAGACAAGCAGAGGACAGAGTGGTGTGGAGAAAGCTAGTCGACACATCGGTGAAAGCATTTCAGGACAAGCACAACCTTCAGTAATGAAGCATAcgaagaagaaaaataaaatatggattTATCTTGAGTACTTGTTTTGATAATAATGGTTTGATTGTTAATTttcatatctttttttttaaggtgTACAAATTGATACCTTATGTTATcatgtttttcataatatagtTTGGTCTTTGATAAATCCtatgtaatatgaaatataacattatatggtactgtaaaaaaaattaattaaattaatatatgttgtgtattatttatatagtagtttaataaataacaagtagtaatatatttataaaaataaggctTTAAAGGAAGTATGACCCTtgagtaaaaatttatttaatagcttaTAGATAGAAGATTCTTAAAATAATCATCACCCTCTACATTGGTAGATCCTCCTGCCCTCAGAAATTTAGCAGCAAATACCAAACATATCGTActaattaagtttaataatgGCACATCTAAAAAATGAACATTAACAGTATTATAACTGCCTATTGATCAACATTTTATGATTGCTTTGATTACTTGTTGGCCCAACCTGacatttgaacccaggacctccgggtctgcagccttacatgtagccactagaccaacgaggttatcaaactattaacataaagtaatcataaaattttactatctGATATCTTTAGAAACTTACCAACAATGTTTTCTGAAGCATTAACCCTACGGTTGAGTTCGTAAACATCCATGGCATAATTTAATTCTGCCTCCACCTGGTCCGCATGTTCCTTGTGTGGCACACAGAAGCAGTTGGTCACCTCCACCACCCCTTTGTCACAGGTaccttgatattaaaattaaaacaaataaattcctAAAACGTTTAGTTCTACTTAAAGTATCTGTGTATATTATCAGTTTCTAGTggaatttataacaattatacaaaatacaacAAGGACGTTCGACGCACCCTTCTAGTTGACGACTTAACAACTGtgcatgtatttatataaaatattataataacaaattaaaaaggtTAACCCTCATGACGTCGGCATAACACATTGAAAGTATTCTGAACACGTActgaatataaacaatatttacctaacaaagttccgataacacgATGTGAATCAGCATTTCGACGCTCATATGCATCAacgatttgaaataaaacaacaggATGAACCTTAACAACTAAATTGAGTGCCATGTTGAGTTGTTTGAAACATGAA
Coding sequences within it:
- the LOC126769506 gene encoding eukaryotic translation initiation factor 3 subunit F gives rise to the protein MALNLVVKVHPVVLFQIVDAYERRNADSHRVIGTLLGTCDKGVVEVTNCFCVPHKEHADQVEAELNYAMDVYELNRRVNASENIVGWWATGNEVTNHSSVIHEYYSRECREPVHVTLDTSLAGARMGLRAYVCVALGVPRGKQGCMFTPIDVGLTYYEPEIVGLQLCQKTIGPGGRSRQVQPAVDLAQVADAASRLSGLLDQVVQYVEEVLSERTTPNNAVGRQLLELVSALPDLASASFADAFAGGVKDLLMVVTLAQLIKTQLQLNEKLTLLTSQ